From a region of the Gossypium raimondii isolate GPD5lz chromosome 10, ASM2569854v1, whole genome shotgun sequence genome:
- the LOC105776388 gene encoding multiple organellar RNA editing factor 7, mitochondrial isoform X2, translating to MLSSVAQKLIGRRFSPYPSSSLCILSRYFSSDSGSDNSVLPETTKLTRTPVLVEGCDYEHWFVVMEAPKGYPLRDEIVSTYIKTLAMALGSEEDAKKSIYSVSTKYYYAFGCEVPEDLVFKIKNSYSGDPGDNSYGGEPFIDGKVVPYDDKYHSDWIQARNDDRSKGTTHPKKASLKQKKQ from the exons ATGTTATCAAGCGTCGCTCAGAAGCTAATCGGTCGCCGTTTCTCACCTTATCCATCATCTAGTTTATGCATACTCTCGAGATATTTCTCCAGCGACTCAGGATCCGATAACTCAGTGCTTCCTGAGACAACCAAGTTGACTCGGACGCCAGTTCTGGTGGAGGGATGTGACTATGAACACTGGTTCGTAGTTATGGAGGCTCCCAAGGGATACCCACTTCGAGATGAGATCGTTAGCACCTACATTAAAACCCTAGCAATGGCTTTGGGAAG TGAGGAGGATGCCAAGAAGTCTATATACTCAGTTTCCACCAAGTATTATTATGCATTTGGTTGCGAAGTACCAGAAGATTTGGTTTTTAAGATTAAAA ATTCTTATTCGGGGGACCCTGGTGATAATAGCTATGGAG GAGAACCGTTCATTGATGGGAAGGTTGTTCCGTATGATGACAAGTATCACTCTGACTGGATCCAGGCTCGAAATGATGATAGAAGTAAAGGAACAACTCATCCAAAAAAAGCAAgtctaaaacaaaagaaacagtAG
- the LOC105776388 gene encoding multiple organellar RNA editing factor 7, mitochondrial isoform X1, with translation MLSSVAQKLIGRRFSPYPSSSLCILSRYFSSDSGSDNSVLPETTKLTRTPVLVEGCDYEHWFVVMEAPKGYPLRDEIVSTYIKTLAMALGSEEDAKKSIYSVSTKYYYAFGCEVPEDLVFKIKTLPNVKWVLPDSYSGDPGDNSYGGEPFIDGKVVPYDDKYHSDWIQARNDDRSKGTTHPKKASLKQKKQ, from the exons ATGTTATCAAGCGTCGCTCAGAAGCTAATCGGTCGCCGTTTCTCACCTTATCCATCATCTAGTTTATGCATACTCTCGAGATATTTCTCCAGCGACTCAGGATCCGATAACTCAGTGCTTCCTGAGACAACCAAGTTGACTCGGACGCCAGTTCTGGTGGAGGGATGTGACTATGAACACTGGTTCGTAGTTATGGAGGCTCCCAAGGGATACCCACTTCGAGATGAGATCGTTAGCACCTACATTAAAACCCTAGCAATGGCTTTGGGAAG TGAGGAGGATGCCAAGAAGTCTATATACTCAGTTTCCACCAAGTATTATTATGCATTTGGTTGCGAAGTACCAGAAGATTTGGTTTTTAAGATTAAAA CTCTGCCTAATGTGAAATGGGTTTTACCAGATTCTTATTCGGGGGACCCTGGTGATAATAGCTATGGAG GAGAACCGTTCATTGATGGGAAGGTTGTTCCGTATGATGACAAGTATCACTCTGACTGGATCCAGGCTCGAAATGATGATAGAAGTAAAGGAACAACTCATCCAAAAAAAGCAAgtctaaaacaaaagaaacagtAG